Proteins from one Scleropages formosus chromosome 14, fSclFor1.1, whole genome shotgun sequence genomic window:
- the usp40 gene encoding ubiquitin carboxyl-terminal hydrolase 40 isoform X4, protein MFGNLFEEDEEDSSFVLPGGGGGVEPGSKKAEPPAPRGALNLSGLQNQGGTCYLNSLLQTLLFSPEFREELFSLGPEELGCLEDKDKQEAKVRVIPLELQRLFAHLLLVDQQAASTADLTDSFGWTNREESSQHDVQELNRILFSALESSLVGTTGSSLIHRLYHGTVVNQIVCKVCGYLSESQSAKLRKLPPFLTMSLLRFNFDFTKCERYKETGRYTFPLSINLKPFCEQAERPESEYTYELFSVIIHKGGCYGGHYHVYIKDIDQLGNWEAPEEELKPKFVKKEAQLSEPVLEKEDPLSVLIAILSQEESKSILVDQLGQKLLDTIGVSWNKKFRKQYGPIGKFLHSHSDVFMLVSNATRVALKSTTLTLVTDTSLKNLSVSHELDLKPADGPHWFDLNDSTVTPIHERDIEKQFQGKESAYMLFYRKAELCRPEEAKQNPSYKVPPHLLRMVQEENARLRQRREEFESSTNTVEVHLHLAPHYQLENGALWPKGSTQDSTLTLNFDRRRTVGDFRQAIYQMQDTWEGDMALTLAKSLPAGLHLYNTLTDDQQSLFSAGVTNGSDLFVWNGREVCGTSVQMGSEWEPVLLTLLRASNGAEEQGGAEDASGSGLLRVMRGFPGGTTLEVVCEALGPEDTLLCQEESQPGSSGGGASNWRVFPPSEMHRTLKELSLKDGDTLLVLEPQVLDTSLFSLRGDVVTVTTPSDCRWLQVEFRPRGDRPREGKENGEERRREKISASGNMLLSEVKQSAIEQLDMQEQLIGVECCLRQVDHTGKLLPPCNDSTLVVFVIPGVTVAAFTPFFGLSAFVSPTPPVREDLTVREAGVKLMTSLFLCRGAAPGPTQLFLYFTVSSGSSTGAEMEIMVEESITVKECLRLMLKAACLEGDWWHLRKMDWCEEVGDPLMDEDASLTELKIGTGDTLVVTEGQLPPKGFLKLPIWMLGESDESFCQADAKGNHVINGVGNQREGLPSADGLGGPGQFAGHVEISVEASLDDLKIQVLTLPILQDLCVPTPAFLRVWLLEGRRPSRILRGRLQPLKKMKLRNGMELGVQRLLKEEDLGLKELLLWVKIGVPGERKYYPSEELVWDAGREGSPRSLRQAIAAQYGLSADSLHMAKYCPEKYTWMAISSWSQQVSKRKKKKKAENLYGAPFHLKDGDIIGVKNLLIDSNKDFSTLEDELEQQRLQQEAEGRKRGRGQNGGGEPSVEVTAERRGSGKQRKPEVALSINVGHFR, encoded by the exons ATGTTCGGGAATCTCttcgaggaggacgaggaggactCGTCCTTCGTGCTCCCTGGTGGCGGTGGTGGGGTCGAGCCCGGCAGCAAGAAGGCCGAGCCGCCGGCGCCCAGAGGAGCCCTGAACCTGAGCGGCCTCCAGAACCAGGGAGGGACGTGTTACCTCAACTCCCTGCTGCAGACCCTGCTCTTCAGCCCCGAGTTCAGGG aagaGCTATTCAGTTTGGGACCAGAGGAATTGGGCTGCTTGGAGGACAAGGATAAGCAGGAGGCCAAG GTTCGAGTGATTCCCCTGGAGCTGCAGAGGCTCTTtgctcacctgctgctggtggaCCAGCAGGCAGCTTCCACGGCTGACCTGACGGATAGCTTTGGGTGGACCAACCGTGAG GAGAGCAGCCAGCATGATGTTCAGGAGCTGAACCGCATCCTGTTTAGCGCTCTTGAGAGTTCGTTGGTGGGAACCACAGGGAGCAGCCTCATCCACCGCTTGTACCACGGCACCGTGGTCAATCAAATCGTCTGCAAGGTGTGCGGCTACCTCAGCGAGAGCCAG TCTGCCAAACTGAGGAAGCTGCCTCCATTCCTGACTATGTCCCTGCTGCGTTTCAACTTTGACTTTACCAAGTGCGAGCGCTACAAGGAGACAGGCCGATACACCTTCCCCCTCAGCATCAACCTAAAGCCCTTCTGTGAGCAG GCCGAGCGACCGGAGTCCGAGTACACATACGAGCTCTTCTCTGTGATCATACACAAGGGAGGTTGCTACGGCGGCCATTACCATGTGTACATCAAGGACATTGACCAGCTGGGCAACTGGGAGGCGCCG GAGGAGGAACTGAAACCCAAGTTTGTGAAGAAAGAGGCACAGTTGTCTGAACCAGTCCTGGAGAAGGAGGACCCTCTATCTGTCCTCATAGCCATACTGTCTCAG GAAGAATCCAAGAGCATCCTTGTTGACCAGCTGGGTCAGAAGCTGTTGGACACAATCGGGGTTTCATGGAACAAGAAGTTCCGCAAGCAGTACGGGCCCATTGGGAAG TTTCTCCATAGCCACTCAGATGTGTTCATGCTGGTCTCCAATGCCACGCGGGTTGCCCTTAAGTCCACTACTCTGACTTTGGTGACAGACACCAGTCTGAAGAACCTCTCAGTAAGCCACGAGTTGGACTTGAAACCTGCCGACGGTCCTCACTGGTTCGACCTAAACGACTCCACCGTGACGCCCATACATGAGAGGGACATTGAGAAGCAGTTTCAGGGCAAAGAGAGTGCTTACATGCTGTTTTACCGGAAAGCAGAACTGTGCAGGCCTGAGGAAG CCAAACAGAATCCTAGCTACAAGGTGCCTCCACACTTGCTCAGAATGGTCCAGGAGGAGAATGCCCGGCTCCGGCAGAGACG GGAAGAGTTTGAATCCTCCACCAACACTGTGGAGGTGCATTTGCACCTGGCCCCCCATTATCAACTGGAGAACGGGGCTTTGTGGCCCAAGGGCTCGACCCAGGACAGTACCCTTACACTGAACTTTGACCGACGCAGGACTGTTGGGGACTTCAGGCAGGCCATCTACCAG ATGCAGGATACCTGGGAAGGAGACATGGCCCTGACTTTGGCCAAGAGCCTGCCTGCTGGACTGCACCTCTATAACACTCTCACAG ATGATCAGCAGTCTCTGTTCAGTGCTGGTGTGACCAATGGCTCTGACCTCTTTGTGTGGAATGGCAGGGAG GTATGTGGCACTTCAGTGCAGATGGGTTCTGAGTGGGAACCAGTCCTGCTCACTTTGCTACGGGCCTCCAACGGGGCTGAGGAGCAGGGTGGAGCTGAGGATGCATCAGGCTCTGGGCTTCTGCGGGTGATGCGGGGCTTTCCTGGGGGGACCACGCTGGAGGTGGTCTGTGAAGCCCTGGGTCCCGAAGACACCTTGCTGTGCCAGGAGGAGAGCCAGCCAGGCTCCAGTGGCGGGGGTGCCAGTAACTGGAGAGTTTTTCCCCCTTCTGAAATGCACAGAACCCTAAAGGAGCTGTCACTAAAGGATGGTGACACTCTGCTGGTGCTTGAACCCCAGGTTCTTGATACCAG CCTCTTTAGCCTGAGGGGTGATGTCGTCACTGTGACAACCCCCTCGGACTGCCGCTGGCTCCAGGTTGAGTTTCGCCCCCGTGGGGACAGACCAAGGGAGGGAAAAGAGAAtggagaggagagaaggagggaaaagATCTCTGCCTCTGGAAACATG CTGCTGTCTGAGGTGAAGCAGAGTGCCATTGAGCAGCTGGATATGCAGGAGCAGCTCATAG GTGTGGAATGCTGTCTGCGGCAGGTGGACCACACTGGAAAACTGCTGCCCCCATGTAATGACTCCACACTTGTGGTCTTTGTAATCCCTGGAGTGACTGTTGCTGCTTTTACCCCATTCTTTGGCTTGAGTGCATTTGTATCTCCAACCCCCCCAGTGCGTGAGGACCTGACTGTGCGTGAGGCTGGGGTTAAACTTATGACCTCTCTGTTCCTGTGCCGTGGAGCTGCCCCCGGACCAACGCAG CTGTTCCTCTATTTCACTGTGAGTTCTGGATCCAGCACTGGGGCTGAAATGGAGATCATGGTGGAGGAGTCCATCACAGTGAAAGAG TGTCTGAGACTGATGTTGAAAGCAGCTTGTCTGGAAG GAGACTGGTGGCATCTGAGGAAGATGGACTGGTGTGAGGAGGTGGGCGACCCACTCATGGATGAG GATGCCTCTCTGACCGAGTTGAAAATTGGTACTGGCGACACTTTGGTGGTAACTGAAGGACAACTGCCACCTAAG GGATTTCTCAAGCTGCCCATCTGGATGCTTGGAGAATCTGATGAGTCCTTTTGCCAAGCAGATGCTAAAGGGAACCATGTAATAAATGGGGTGGGGAACCAGAGAGAGGGTCTTCCATCTGCTG ATGGGCTTGGAGGACCAGGGCAGTTTGCGGGCCATGTGGAGATTTCAGTGGAAGCCTCTTTGGACGATTTGAAAATTCAG GTGTTGACTCTGCCCATCCTGCAGGATCTGTGTGTGCCTACACCAGCCTTCCTGCGTGTTTGGCTGCTAGAAGGACGGAGACCCAGCAGAATCCTCAGAGGTAGACTGCAGCCCCTCAA GAAGATGAAGCTACGCAATGGCATGGAGCTGGGTGTGCAGCGGCTCTTGAAAGAGGAGGATCTTGG GCTGAAGGAGTTGCTGTTGTGGGTGAAGATTGGGGTGCCGGGGGAGCGGAAATATTACCCCTCTGAGGAACTGGTCTGGGATGCTGGCCGGGAAGGATCCCCCCGCAGTCTCCGGCAGGCCATCGCTGCCCAATATGGCCTGTCTGCTGACAGCCTCCACATGGCTAAGTACTGCCCTGAGAAATACACCTGGATGGCCATATCCAGCTGG AGTCAGCAGGTCTCAAAgcgaaaaaagaagaaaaaagcgGAGAACCTGTATGGagcaccatttcacctgaaagaTGGTGACATCATAGGTGTCAAG AACCTGTTGATTGACAGCAACAAGGACTTCAGCACCTTGGAGGACGAATTAGAGCAACAGAGATTACAACAAGAAGCCGAGGGCCGGAAAAGGGG caggggaCAGAATGGCGGTGGAGAGCCCAGTGTGGAGGTGACAGCTGAGAGGAGAGGTTCAGGGAAGCAAAGGAAACCGGAAGTGGCCTTGTCAATCAACGTGGGACACTTCAGATAG
- the usp40 gene encoding ubiquitin carboxyl-terminal hydrolase 40 isoform X5 translates to MSLLRLPRLSAKLRKLPPFLTMSLLRFNFDFTKCERYKETGRYTFPLSINLKPFCEQAERPESEYTYELFSVIIHKGGCYGGHYHVYIKDIDQLGNWEAPEEELKPKFVKKEAQLSEPVLEKEDPLSVLIAILSQEESKSILVDQLGQKLLDTIGVSWNKKFRKQYGPIGKFLHSHSDVFMLVSNATRVALKSTTLTLVTDTSLKNLSVSHELDLKPADGPHWFDLNDSTVTPIHERDIEKQFQGKESAYMLFYRKAELCRPEEAKQNPSYKVPPHLLRMVQEENARLRQRREEFESSTNTVEVHLHLAPHYQLENGALWPKGSTQDSTLTLNFDRRRTVGDFRQAIYQMQDTWEGDMALTLAKSLPAGLHLYNTLTDDQQSLFSAGVTNGSDLFVWNGREVCGTSVQMGSEWEPVLLTLLRASNGAEEQGGAEDASGSGLLRVMRGFPGGTTLEVVCEALGPEDTLLCQEESQPGSSGGGASNWRVFPPSEMHRTLKELSLKDGDTLLVLEPQVLDTSLFSLRGDVVTVTTPSDCRWLQVEFRPRGDRPREGKENGEERRREKISASGNMLLSEVKQSAIEQLDMQEQLIGVECCLRQVDHTGKLLPPCNDSTLVVFVIPGVTVAAFTPFFGLSAFVSPTPPVREDLTVREAGVKLMTSLFLCRGAAPGPTQLFLYFTVSSGSSTGAEMEIMVEESITVKECLRLMLKAACLEGDWWHLRKMDWCEEVGDPLMDEDASLTELKIGTGDTLVVTEGQLPPKGFLKLPIWMLGESDESFCQADAKGNHVINGVGNQREGLPSADGLGGPGQFAGHVEISVEASLDDLKIQVLTLPILQDLCVPTPAFLRVWLLEGRRPSRILRGRLQPLKKMKLRNGMELGVQRLLKEEDLGLKELLLWVKIGVPGERKYYPSEELVWDAGREGSPRSLRQAIAAQYGLSADSLHMAKYCPEKYTWMAISSWSQQVSKRKKKKKAENLYGAPFHLKDGDIIGVKNLLIDSNKDFSTLEDELEQQRLQQEAEGRKRGRGQNGGGEPSVEVTAERRGSGKQRKPEVALSINVGHFR, encoded by the exons ATGTCCTTGTTGAGGCTGCCAAGGTTG TCTGCCAAACTGAGGAAGCTGCCTCCATTCCTGACTATGTCCCTGCTGCGTTTCAACTTTGACTTTACCAAGTGCGAGCGCTACAAGGAGACAGGCCGATACACCTTCCCCCTCAGCATCAACCTAAAGCCCTTCTGTGAGCAG GCCGAGCGACCGGAGTCCGAGTACACATACGAGCTCTTCTCTGTGATCATACACAAGGGAGGTTGCTACGGCGGCCATTACCATGTGTACATCAAGGACATTGACCAGCTGGGCAACTGGGAGGCGCCG GAGGAGGAACTGAAACCCAAGTTTGTGAAGAAAGAGGCACAGTTGTCTGAACCAGTCCTGGAGAAGGAGGACCCTCTATCTGTCCTCATAGCCATACTGTCTCAG GAAGAATCCAAGAGCATCCTTGTTGACCAGCTGGGTCAGAAGCTGTTGGACACAATCGGGGTTTCATGGAACAAGAAGTTCCGCAAGCAGTACGGGCCCATTGGGAAG TTTCTCCATAGCCACTCAGATGTGTTCATGCTGGTCTCCAATGCCACGCGGGTTGCCCTTAAGTCCACTACTCTGACTTTGGTGACAGACACCAGTCTGAAGAACCTCTCAGTAAGCCACGAGTTGGACTTGAAACCTGCCGACGGTCCTCACTGGTTCGACCTAAACGACTCCACCGTGACGCCCATACATGAGAGGGACATTGAGAAGCAGTTTCAGGGCAAAGAGAGTGCTTACATGCTGTTTTACCGGAAAGCAGAACTGTGCAGGCCTGAGGAAG CCAAACAGAATCCTAGCTACAAGGTGCCTCCACACTTGCTCAGAATGGTCCAGGAGGAGAATGCCCGGCTCCGGCAGAGACG GGAAGAGTTTGAATCCTCCACCAACACTGTGGAGGTGCATTTGCACCTGGCCCCCCATTATCAACTGGAGAACGGGGCTTTGTGGCCCAAGGGCTCGACCCAGGACAGTACCCTTACACTGAACTTTGACCGACGCAGGACTGTTGGGGACTTCAGGCAGGCCATCTACCAG ATGCAGGATACCTGGGAAGGAGACATGGCCCTGACTTTGGCCAAGAGCCTGCCTGCTGGACTGCACCTCTATAACACTCTCACAG ATGATCAGCAGTCTCTGTTCAGTGCTGGTGTGACCAATGGCTCTGACCTCTTTGTGTGGAATGGCAGGGAG GTATGTGGCACTTCAGTGCAGATGGGTTCTGAGTGGGAACCAGTCCTGCTCACTTTGCTACGGGCCTCCAACGGGGCTGAGGAGCAGGGTGGAGCTGAGGATGCATCAGGCTCTGGGCTTCTGCGGGTGATGCGGGGCTTTCCTGGGGGGACCACGCTGGAGGTGGTCTGTGAAGCCCTGGGTCCCGAAGACACCTTGCTGTGCCAGGAGGAGAGCCAGCCAGGCTCCAGTGGCGGGGGTGCCAGTAACTGGAGAGTTTTTCCCCCTTCTGAAATGCACAGAACCCTAAAGGAGCTGTCACTAAAGGATGGTGACACTCTGCTGGTGCTTGAACCCCAGGTTCTTGATACCAG CCTCTTTAGCCTGAGGGGTGATGTCGTCACTGTGACAACCCCCTCGGACTGCCGCTGGCTCCAGGTTGAGTTTCGCCCCCGTGGGGACAGACCAAGGGAGGGAAAAGAGAAtggagaggagagaaggagggaaaagATCTCTGCCTCTGGAAACATG CTGCTGTCTGAGGTGAAGCAGAGTGCCATTGAGCAGCTGGATATGCAGGAGCAGCTCATAG GTGTGGAATGCTGTCTGCGGCAGGTGGACCACACTGGAAAACTGCTGCCCCCATGTAATGACTCCACACTTGTGGTCTTTGTAATCCCTGGAGTGACTGTTGCTGCTTTTACCCCATTCTTTGGCTTGAGTGCATTTGTATCTCCAACCCCCCCAGTGCGTGAGGACCTGACTGTGCGTGAGGCTGGGGTTAAACTTATGACCTCTCTGTTCCTGTGCCGTGGAGCTGCCCCCGGACCAACGCAG CTGTTCCTCTATTTCACTGTGAGTTCTGGATCCAGCACTGGGGCTGAAATGGAGATCATGGTGGAGGAGTCCATCACAGTGAAAGAG TGTCTGAGACTGATGTTGAAAGCAGCTTGTCTGGAAG GAGACTGGTGGCATCTGAGGAAGATGGACTGGTGTGAGGAGGTGGGCGACCCACTCATGGATGAG GATGCCTCTCTGACCGAGTTGAAAATTGGTACTGGCGACACTTTGGTGGTAACTGAAGGACAACTGCCACCTAAG GGATTTCTCAAGCTGCCCATCTGGATGCTTGGAGAATCTGATGAGTCCTTTTGCCAAGCAGATGCTAAAGGGAACCATGTAATAAATGGGGTGGGGAACCAGAGAGAGGGTCTTCCATCTGCTG ATGGGCTTGGAGGACCAGGGCAGTTTGCGGGCCATGTGGAGATTTCAGTGGAAGCCTCTTTGGACGATTTGAAAATTCAG GTGTTGACTCTGCCCATCCTGCAGGATCTGTGTGTGCCTACACCAGCCTTCCTGCGTGTTTGGCTGCTAGAAGGACGGAGACCCAGCAGAATCCTCAGAGGTAGACTGCAGCCCCTCAA GAAGATGAAGCTACGCAATGGCATGGAGCTGGGTGTGCAGCGGCTCTTGAAAGAGGAGGATCTTGG GCTGAAGGAGTTGCTGTTGTGGGTGAAGATTGGGGTGCCGGGGGAGCGGAAATATTACCCCTCTGAGGAACTGGTCTGGGATGCTGGCCGGGAAGGATCCCCCCGCAGTCTCCGGCAGGCCATCGCTGCCCAATATGGCCTGTCTGCTGACAGCCTCCACATGGCTAAGTACTGCCCTGAGAAATACACCTGGATGGCCATATCCAGCTGG AGTCAGCAGGTCTCAAAgcgaaaaaagaagaaaaaagcgGAGAACCTGTATGGagcaccatttcacctgaaagaTGGTGACATCATAGGTGTCAAG AACCTGTTGATTGACAGCAACAAGGACTTCAGCACCTTGGAGGACGAATTAGAGCAACAGAGATTACAACAAGAAGCCGAGGGCCGGAAAAGGGG caggggaCAGAATGGCGGTGGAGAGCCCAGTGTGGAGGTGACAGCTGAGAGGAGAGGTTCAGGGAAGCAAAGGAAACCGGAAGTGGCCTTGTCAATCAACGTGGGACACTTCAGATAG